From the Perca fluviatilis chromosome 11, GENO_Pfluv_1.0, whole genome shotgun sequence genome, the window ACTCAAAATAAGATGTATTTGCTTCTCTACTCACtcacagaaaaacaacacaagtaTTGTAAAGCTGTGCGGAAAACAAGTTATTTTGGCATGTTTCATTTTTCAGCTAGTGTGTTTCttaatttacagaaaaaaaaaaacaggaaaaacctatgtaacaaaaaaaaacatttcaggatGAAAACTTAGCACCTTGTTCCAGTCGCTGTGATTATTAGACTGGTGTATAGTGGATAAGAAACCATAGTAAGATGAGAAGGTTGGCCGCGATGACACCGGCCATTACAAGGCACACTCCTGCTTCTTTAGGATATTGAGGACAGTATAAATGTATACACCATGATAAGAAGCGTGCTGTCGGATGCAACAGGCTGACCCAAGATCTCAAAATCAGTTTACAACTCATCTTACGAGCCACATCCACAACTTCACTACATGCTTGATGCTATACACAATGACTTGCCAAAAGAATACTGTACATAGTATGTGCTGCTAAAACTGTGTAAGTAAATCCAACAGTTTACATGAAATGGCTTCTAAAAAGAGCAATTACTAAACCTTAATACTAAGGCACTGcttcaaataaaataagaaacatAACAGTGAGGTGTAAATGTGGAGATCGTCAAAGGAAATCAACTCCGTGCACAAAGCTGAGCTCCAGTGTCTCTACAACTTAAACTCACTGCACAAACGGACAGTGACCACAATACCCATGTAAGCATATTTAACAGtgtgacagagacacacacaccattctcTACAGGGCGGACTTTTACTGACCAGAGGTAAGAATGACCTTATGTGATTGACCACAGTGTTTCCAGGTGGGTCTACTGTAGACAACGACGATACAATACTTGCCGATGCTTTGCTTATACTGTCTATACAAACAACAAGAATAGGTCATTCCGGATGGAGACTCACTCAGTGTCCCTTTTGAGATCTGCACTTCCTTAAATGTAACTGATacaagtactgtatatatacacacacacacacacacacacaccatatatacacatacacgtttaaaaaaaaaaaaaagtttattttctgTCAGTGCAAAATTCGAGgttcatgttagcatgctgtcaAAACTCATTCCTtccacagacacactcacaaggAAAGTGTAATTTATAGTTTCTGAACACGCAAGAGGGCAAAGACACATTTGTACCATCTGAAGTCTTAACAGTTGTGGAGGATGACATCTATATTACTATGATCTATGAAGAATGCAATTAAAAATgggtaaaaatatatttttgcgCACTGCATTAACAAGCAGATTTAGTCCAAGTATATTTTAAGTGTAAATCACATTCAAAATCATGCAGCTGACCATGTTATCTTAGCATAAACAAAACCTTTAtcagaatttcaaaataaatgtatcttttttttttttttttttactatctttgtggggggGACATGCCATTTCTTTCAACAACAAGATCTTGTGAAAGtaaattattttacaaaatctaaatattgttgtttcaaataaatattacacatatactgtagctggggggggggggacaggtAATAAATAAACCTAAAGCTAAAACATGATGCTGACCGAAAAGGCTTTTTTCTCCTCATGGTCTTACTTTGAAAAGTAGAAAGCCAAAAATGAGAGGAACTGCTGTCCTAAAATCTCCAAACCTAAAGCTGTGGACGCAACAGCGCACACTCTGAAATCAGCCCTTATGATGCAGTTCCATTTTTTACGTGAGCATTTTGGAAAAAGGACGCAAACAAAATGCTAATATGCACAACAAAGATTTGTAAAAGCAATACCACCCTGTTTtgttctgaaaaaaataaataaaggattcCTCCCCACGATTTCAGGACATCAATGCTTGACCTAAAACATCTGCTGGGCAGGAAATAAGAACAGAACATGATCCATTTACGCCTGCCATTAAAATCTAAATGCAGTTAAAAGATGCATCTGCACACTTCAAAAGAACCCCGTATGTACtgtactatatactgtatatttacacaAGAGTAATTACATTGCAGAGGTATTGATTGGAGTATTACTTTTTCTTCATCACCACTGAGGTAATATGGAAAACTAGTATttaaatgcatgtttttttatatgGGTGTTAAGGCATAAAGCTGACTTTGTGTACAGCTTAAATAGATCTTATATCTGCATTAGGATTTTGATGCCAAGTGTATTTGGGGCCCATGATTTAAGTATGTTTTTGAGGAACAGTGTCCTTAGCTGTGAAAATATTAATACTGAACAAAATCTGTATTTAGGACCACTAAACACAGACAGCAGCATCAAAGCATGTGTATGTCTGGTTTAAAGAGATGTTTTTGCAGGTACACATGGTGTTTTAGTAGTATGACTCCTGTACGGTCCGCTCTTTTTCTTTATATAAATACTTGGTATCTTTTTCAAGAATTAGCTCTGGTATTAAAAATGTGGATTTTTAAAGGATAAGTAAGATGCAAAAAGAGTATTTACAAATCACCAGGGTCAAACAGCACAACCTGAAATATTGAATTATCTTTTTCAGGTGATCAAAATTGTTCAGGCAGCTACGATACAGTTTGCAGTCTCTGTTGCACAGATCATCACTGTGAGAAACTTCAATTAGACTCACGCTGTAAATCTTTGTGATGCACAAATACTTGAAgtgtgcaaacacacagactcaGCAGAAGTCGTGATAAGCCTTTTGTACTCCTTTTCACACACGGATCCTATGAATACACTATATTGCCTCTCTGTCACTTTACACGCAGTTTGTCTGTACAAGTTTATGAGGAAATCAAGATGGATCGGACGGAAGACATATGGTTTCCCTGATGCCATAGTCTGCCTGATATGACAGGAAGAGGCGTCGAGGTGCAAAGACAGTGGTTATTCAACGAGCCCCTCCTACAACAAACGCTTAATGATGTTTTAAAAGGTCCATGCTAAATTCTCCATGAAAATCATCTAAGGCCACAATGTTCATAGAAGAAAGTAAAATGTAAacactataaaaaataaaaaagagaggagaaattATCATGGCGATGTATCCCTAATAGGATAAAAGGCCATTGTTGTTGGGTTCGACAAACACACAGGATACAGAACCACAAAGCATAGATCGTAGACATGTGTCATATTACAGAGTTTAAAAGAGAGCATATACCTTATGACCTAAGGCACTTCAACAACTACTCCCAGTGCCCTGTTTTGGAGTAGATCCACTGTTAATCTCCTGATCATCTTcattctcctcttcttccttctcTTGCCAGCCACCAAAGTGGACAGTGGTGGGCATTGAAATGCTGGAGCCAAGGCCACTATGTGCCTGGAAATCTGATAAGAGTATTGATACAAAAGTCTTTATTAGTTTTTTGTAAGCTTTAAAGCTTTTAAAGGCAGGTCACCTGGCCAATTTACATACCGCTCAATGCCTGTGTATAAACCCTTAATATATTTAGTTATGCATCAATAATCATTAAAAATTATTATACCAGTTTTTTAGTAAATTTACTACAAATCatatactttactttttttatattgtgtttttttacccTCTCTGGCAGCCATTGGTCTCCATTCATTTTAATATAGTTGGAAAATAAACTTGAATAGACTTGAAAATAAGTAGTAATCAGCGTCATATTTGAAGTTATGTTACCGTTGCTTGCCAAGTTGTCGGTGCAGGTTTGGTTTCTGTACTATATATAACGTATGTTTGACAAATATTAAAGCAGACATAATTGCTTCTAATATCTATTCTAATTTAATCTAATGTCATTTAAGGCTCTGCCCAATTTGTAGTTGTTCTAACTGGAGTGTGTAATTAAGTGCTGCAAATTTAGGTCATGACCATGATTTCAGCACtacaaacaatctttttttacattacccAGAGTCAATAGATTTAACGttaatatctatatattttaACTCAAACAGAACTGCACACTGATAGTAACTTGTCATTTGCTGTTCAGCTGTAGTGCTATATATTTTGCAAGGCTATTGAAAAACAAGATTTTCATTtaccagtgtttgtgtgtagatCTCTCATTGGCACTGGGTTCTGCCACTGCCCCGAAGTCCTCTGTGGGTGGGAGCTCTGCTGGTGGAGCTGGAGGGACAAGCAGTTGTCAAAGTACAGCATAACTGAGCTCTAGACTAGTGTTCTACAAATGATACTGAAAAGTGTTACTCCACCTGAAATCTATGTTTTAGTATCAAATATACAACACCTTGAAAGAGGATGTTTTTAACCATAAAAACTGGTCACCATTGGAATCCTTTCTACCTGACATGAATTCAAGCTGATCAAAAGATATGTCTTAGGGAGTATCACTTTAAACTCCAGGCACACaatagagaaagatgatagagagatatatatatatatatatatatatatatatatatatatatatatatatatatatatatatatatatatatatatatatatatatatatatatatatatacacatatatatacacacatacatacatatacatatacacacacacacacacacacacacacacacacacacacacacacacacacacagtatattaaTGTCAACTGTAGGGAATTACCTCATGCATGTAGATGGCATGGAGACTCATCTCTGCTGAGGCAAACTCTGAGTGCAGTGTATTGCTCCGGATGTCACTGTTAGACATACTGAAAAAGAAACATGTTAACCAAAGCTGATAACAAgcatttgcatttatttttcaatttcacCAAACACTATTCTAGCCACAGTATGTAAACAATGCAGTAGAAAATGTTAGGTGTGATAAGTACCTGTCAATGACGGTGCGATCACTGCGGTACATGGTGCTCTCGGGGGGGACGGATGAGCGCAGGAGGCCATGTGAGCGTCCACGGCTGGTATGTGCGAGCTGGGAGGTGGAGAAAGAGGCCAGGACACTGGCAGCGGCAGAAGCAGCGGTGCTCGGTGGGATGAAGCGATGGTCTCGCCCTTGTAATCCAGATGCAGTTAGATTGGAGTGAGCCAGGACACCGGCCAAAAGATTATCAGgctgaaaacaacaacaaaggtcAATACAGAGCCACTTAGTGAATAAGATTACATTGCAATAGAAAAATTGACATAATTATCTTGAGGGAAAATGCGTAGTAGTTTATGGATCAAATGTTTATGCAGAGAAATCTATAAAATCAATCTatagaaatgtatttaaatattcTGTGGTAATGAATATGTATTGTTAACATTTAGGCTGTtgctaaaatgtatttatgtttctTACATTAGCTGTCTGTCTACATGCATCtttcaatatttaaaaacaatgcaATATGGTTAGGATGACTAATATCTTTAGTTAATGTGTGGTACGTGTTATTTGTGTGATCCCTTTCTTACCACAGTGCCAGACTCATTGGACTGCAGCGAGGTGCAGAAAGGAGCTTCAGAGAGTAGCAGCTGGGTGGAGGGGCCACCCTGTGCATCATGCTGCACTTTGTCCTTCAGATGGCTGATGAACACTGAGCTCTCCTGAGGTGGCTGCCAGCGTGGGTTCTTAATGGTGAAATGCATAAGAGACAACTCTgtcttgccattttcagcttgTTGGTATATGGAGGCCTCCGTCTGGCCCTCTGACAGCCACTGCAAAAACATTCACAGATATACATCAATTCAAGCAACAACATcccaacattaaaataaatattcacTTTTCTCATTGAGAGTCATACATCTCCAGTTTGAGAAAAGCTAATGAACTGACATATCCTATGTAACATAACAAATTAGAACAAATCTTACTGTTGGGTTTCCATGGCGTCTGATGTCCATCTGCGCAAAGGAACAGATGTCTCCAACTCCAACAACCTCCACAGTGAAGTTCCTGAAGAAGTCAATGATCTCTAGAGACTTATTCCGCAGGTGGAAGATGAGAATGAAGGGTGTGACAATAGGACTGAGCAACTCCTCCAAAATGAACACCTGATTTGGAGAAACCACTGATTATACATAGTCAAATTTTAAATATCTTCATATTCTACACGCATAAATAAATCCAATGAGTGTACTAATAGACTGAAAAAGTCTCCTTGTCGACTAGGTGCCACATTAAAAATGTCACCAATCACAACGAAAACTCATCCATAACTTTAGTTTAGACTGTGACTAATGCATTCTTATCCACTGATTTTCTTCATTCCTTACTGCTTTGTACTGGAACAGCTGCGCCACCTCGTCTCGGGTCTCACTCTTGTTAGCATTGCCCCTCCAGTGGTCTGGCATGTAGTGAATGTGTGCCAGCATGCACTGCAGCAGCTGTTCTGGACACCACACCATATGCTCATCTGGGATGAAGGACCTGGTGTAGGACAGGTacaaataatgtacattttttCAGCAGTAGCACTATAAATTAGGAAAACAAGTAGCAGGTAGTTTGATTTTTGACTGAAAATCTCTTACTGATTAAGGGGACAAGGATGTCCTTAAAATATGTATGATATTCATGACTTCTAGTTTCCTTtacaattaattattattaattaagaAAAAATTGTAATCTATTGTAGTATACAGTTGTCTGTATATAATGATATAAACAGTAAGAGTAACAATTACAAAGTACAGACAGATTCCTTAATATGAACACCTGCTGACAGTGATCCTGGAACGGCTACAGGAAAATAACCTGGCACTGAAAACTCACCTGGCGATAGTAATAACCACTCCCAGCACAGTGATGGCAGTCAGAATGTGCTGCACTGTCAGAACATCCTCATCATAGACTGTCAGCGCAATGAGCACAGCCAAAATTGAGCCTGAGAAGAAGGCAAGGTTCTTAGCCAGCACAGTCAGCACTGGTGATGTAAAGGAGTTCATGTATTTGGAAGTGGGTTTGTAGCCACGGCCTAAACGTCCATGCAGCTCATGGTCCAGCTCATTGAAGTGTCGCAGGTATAAGCGACCATACAGGGACCAGCGCCGTGCGCCCAGGCTTCCAGGTTCTCTGCGAATGACTTCTGTATAGCTAAAGAAAGCGTAGAGCACCTGCCACACCAGGATGAAGGGACATAGCAGTAAATTGGCCAAACCCATCAGCAGGATGACTCTACTAAGCTGCTGTGCGAGCTCTAGGCGGTTTCCATTCCGCTTGTACTTGGGGTGAAGGTTCCACTTATTCTGAAACAGGGAGCCAGGACCCCAGAAGAGAATAAGCTCAAAGTTGTACTTGAGGCCCTGCGTGAGGAACACCACATTGCCCAGCAGGGGGAGCTGCAGCTGCACTGGCAGCAGTGATTTGTTTATCATGGCCACCATGTAGTTCTTGAATCGAAGGATGCGGTGATAGATGTCAAGTTCTGTCAGCTCTTTCTTGTGTATGCACATTTGCTGTTCTCGTTGCAGGCTGATGAGCCGGTCCTGGACTTCCTGCCATGTGAAGTTGCAAAGTTCATCCTGAAACAAGGAGGCAAGGAGCACAAAGTAAGCTGACTAATACTACAGAGACAATGCATGACAACATGACTCATCATTTTAGGCATGGTTATCTTCATGGTTTTATAAGCATAAGACATTTGTCCCAAGATTGATTACCTGCTGTAGCATGTAATGATAAGGTATTCAGGTGTAGCACTTACCATTCGGATCTTCAGTGCTTTGATGTAGAACTGCCTGATCTCCCAGTAGCTCAGAACATTGCAAAATACTTTAACAAGTCGATAAATCCAGAAGATGGCTGCCATGATGAGAAGGAATATAATCCAACTGTTCTCCTGAATCCTGATTAGAAACAAAAGCCCTTTTCAGACATGGCTGGcttaatatatatatcttttaaaGTAATCGATTTTTGTGATTCAGATATTGGTGACAATGTAAATGTTAGTTACAGCTGTGCTCTAAACATGTCAGGACATTTACAGAAAGAtagccaacaaaaaaaaaaaacagtctaaAAATATCCTATAAGTGGTGAGGCGGCAGGCTAATTTGAAATCTGGGAATCAGAATAGCGTCTACAGTGGGTACTCAGAGGCACACATAGgacacctcctctcctcttagGACATTGCAAATTGACCCTTTATTCTGCATTTAACTTATAACATAATGAACAGATGAGAAAATAAGCAACTGTTGCTCAACTGTTGTAGGTTACTTATAATGTATCAAACTCCTGTTTACAGGTTGTGGGAGCCGCAGCCTGCTTACTTCATTCTAAAATCAAGGAATGTTCTGTGTATTACATGTTAAAACACAGAGCACACTGGGAATTAGTTTATATTAGTGCAATTGTATCTTTTTCACATCTTGTCTCTATCATTTTATATCAGTTAACTTTCAgatataataaacaaaaaatctgaatattGTCTGGACATGCATCGGACTTTAAAATGGAAATTAGAGAAGTTATGAGGATatgaggaggacagagaggttCCAAACTGTGGAACACGCTGTTCCCAAATTAGATCTCCAAGCGGTTTTATGTTATGACTTTGATATTGAGTCACAGTCAAATTCAGGAACAAATTAATGAGAGGCCCATTAGACAAGCAGAGACAAGGCTatattttggagaaaaaaaatatgacaaCAAAGCGTGTGTGAGGTGTTACATGGTTGTCAGCTTGCTGGCCCGGCCGAGTTGTTAGTGTCTTGGCTGTTGACAGTTTTACCTCACCAAAGCTATCAATTACATTGTCCTGTTCCGTAAAGCGAGTCTAAACACAGTACACAAATACCTTCCTCCATGTAACCATCGGTTGTAGGAATGTGGCAACTCGAAGCTACCAATCTTAGgttcaaataaacaacaaaactgAGAAAGAAATATATTTCCTAGAAAGACACATCCCTATTTCTTCAAATCAACACCTTATGCGTTTTGATAGAACTGTTTTTAGAAACAAATCCAACCTTTAATCCTAGTTTGTAATCTGCTATTACCACTGGCATTAAGACCTTTTACCAACATGAATAACTTTTAATTCAGCAGATAATAcactataaaaaaatatttgggtCACATTGTCATATTTTGGATGTGTGTTAAAGTTGCTTCTTTTGGGACAACAGTTTTAGAATGAAAACAAGCAATAAATACTCATGTGGGCTAATAACGGAGTAGTAGTGACATAACAAGACTGTTTCTTTGTAGATCATGTGCTGACAGTTAATAAAAGAGCTTAAAGAGGCAATGCCTATGACTATAATACAAGAGTGTTCTCATGGTTTTCTGGGATATATTAAGAAATCCACAAGGTACAGCTAAATAGGCTACTGTTCCATATTCCTTCCTTGTGAATGTCACTGTATCTTGCAGTCTAAAGCCACATCTGACACAAACCAATAACAAATTAAGTCAGAAAGTCTGATTACAAACGTATTAAGCAGGACAAATTAAATCCCTTTGAAGTCTTTAAAAGGGTAAAAGGCCTATAATAATATCCAAGACCATGTCTGCTTGAGAACAAAGCCTCTAATCAAACTGGCTGGAATGAGAGCACAGGCACATCCCTTTATGTGACTGTTTGAGACCTTTTCGATTAATTGTCCTTGACTTTTCCACTCATTTTGACCCGAAgggaaaaaatacattttcacactttaaaGTTCTCCATGATACTGTATTAAACATGATTACCTCTGAGTACACTGCTGACTAGGCAGGATGGCATCTGGAAGAGTGACCTTGTTCCTGTCCAAGGGGTTATGGCCCGGCCCAGTGTGGTTGACCGCTCGATTGGCAAACAGGATGTCATACTCCACACAGTTGACAAGGAACGTCGTGAACgtgacaacaaacaacaactgACTGTTAGgatgagatgaaaaaaaaagacatgaggCATCATGCTTAatgacaacaaacaacaaaactagagatggcccgataccgatacctgaacttgcgtattggccgataccgagtaccgatccgataccagtgtgtcatatattttattattatttttaacaactgtatactactatccctgtatggatgtgatatgatttctattgTTGTCTGTCtagctcaggttaaactctttgtaaaacatgaacaaacaatgaatgccacagaactttcttttatttattattgacggtcagttataacggaaaaagaacataaataaactactttaacgtagattttctttagggctttattacgtggtatcggatcggtgcataaactccagtacttatcggaccatctctaaacAAAACCCAAAGTAATAACAATGACAAAGAGAGATTAATATTGGCATACAGTATTGAGTTAAGTGACTATATTTAATTTCTAACCATCAAGCCACAGACAGTGCACTCTACTGAGAAGTGATTAATGTTTTGAGCTATTATGTGGACAGATTTCACTATATGAACTATTTGTAGACACTTGCTACTATACTATGG encodes:
- the atg9b gene encoding autophagy-related protein 9B; this translates as MANFEAYQQYQRIEDFEEDSPPGEEDLLVHVPEGLKDSWHHIKNLDNFFKRIYHFHQKNGFACMMMSEFFELVQLLFVVTFTTFLVNCVEYDILFANRAVNHTGPGHNPLDRNKVTLPDAILPSQQCTQRIQENSWIIFLLIMAAIFWIYRLVKVFCNVLSYWEIRQFYIKALKIRMDELCNFTWQEVQDRLISLQREQQMCIHKKELTELDIYHRILRFKNYMVAMINKSLLPVQLQLPLLGNVVFLTQGLKYNFELILFWGPGSLFQNKWNLHPKYKRNGNRLELAQQLSRVILLMGLANLLLCPFILVWQVLYAFFSYTEVIRREPGSLGARRWSLYGRLYLRHFNELDHELHGRLGRGYKPTSKYMNSFTSPVLTVLAKNLAFFSGSILAVLIALTVYDEDVLTVQHILTAITVLGVVITIARSFIPDEHMVWCPEQLLQCMLAHIHYMPDHWRGNANKSETRDEVAQLFQYKAVFILEELLSPIVTPFILIFHLRNKSLEIIDFFRNFTVEVVGVGDICSFAQMDIRRHGNPTWLSEGQTEASIYQQAENGKTELSLMHFTIKNPRWQPPQESSVFISHLKDKVQHDAQGGPSTQLLLSEAPFCTSLQSNESGTVPDNLLAGVLAHSNLTASGLQGRDHRFIPPSTAASAAASVLASFSTSQLAHTSRGRSHGLLRSSVPPESTMYRSDRTVIDSMSNSDIRSNTLHSEFASAEMSLHAIYMHELHQQSSHPQRTSGQWQNPVPMRDLHTNTDFQAHSGLGSSISMPTTVHFGGWQEKEEEENEDDQEINSGSTPKQGTGSSC